One Alkaliphilus sp. B6464 genomic window carries:
- the flhF gene encoding flagellar biosynthesis protein FlhF — translation MKVKKFYGVDNHDVITKVKSELGSNAVILHQRKVKPKGIFGFLKKSVVEVVAAIEENEIATTMTNITNMAKAQEINLRERATLKSKDKELQMEINDIKSMLGTVVNQMQSINLSKATDDLNSKKNSYIYNVLRENEIDEELINELLNNCDIDINDLEMKDKETIKKILAQIIPTTINNNIDFNSKVIFFVGPTGVGKTTTIAKIAANYNLEKGLNVGLISADTYRIAAVEQLKVYSDILNIPLEVIYSPKEIHAALDRLSNSDIIMIDTAGRSHKNSEHVDELALLLNEVKNKSVYLVISSTTKNSDLKDILKTYSFIDGYKIIFTKLDEVSTYGPILNIAMREPEYISYVTTGQSVPDDIEVVTSNKILDMLLKEI, via the coding sequence AAACCTAAAGGTATATTTGGTTTCTTAAAAAAATCAGTTGTAGAAGTGGTAGCTGCAATTGAAGAAAATGAAATAGCTACAACAATGACTAATATAACCAATATGGCTAAGGCTCAAGAGATAAATCTAAGAGAAAGAGCAACGTTAAAGTCTAAAGATAAGGAACTACAAATGGAAATAAATGATATTAAATCTATGCTAGGTACTGTAGTCAACCAAATGCAAAGTATTAACTTATCAAAAGCAACTGATGATTTAAATAGTAAAAAAAATAGCTACATATATAACGTTTTGCGTGAAAATGAAATAGATGAGGAATTAATTAATGAGCTTTTAAATAACTGCGATATTGATATTAACGATTTAGAAATGAAAGACAAAGAAACTATCAAAAAAATCCTGGCACAGATTATACCAACAACTATTAATAACAATATAGACTTTAATTCAAAGGTTATATTTTTTGTCGGTCCTACAGGTGTAGGTAAAACAACTACAATTGCGAAAATTGCTGCAAACTATAATTTGGAAAAAGGTTTAAATGTTGGATTAATAAGTGCAGATACATATCGTATAGCTGCTGTAGAACAATTGAAGGTTTATAGTGATATTTTAAATATTCCATTGGAAGTAATTTATTCGCCTAAGGAAATTCATGCTGCCCTTGATCGTCTTAGCAATAGCGATATAATCATGATTGATACTGCTGGCAGAAGTCATAAGAATAGTGAACATGTAGATGAATTAGCTTTACTTTTAAATGAAGTAAAAAATAAAAGTGTTTATTTAGTAATTAGCTCGACCACTAAGAATAGTGATTTAAAAGATATTTTAAAAACATACAGTTTTATAGATGGTTATAAAATTATTTTTACAAAATTAGATGAAGTTAGCACCTACGGACCAATTTTAAATATTGCTATGAGAGAACCTGAATATATTTCCTATGTAACTACTGGACAAAGTGTTCCTGATGATATTGAAGTGGTAACTTCAAATAAAATTTTAGATATGTTACTGAAGGAGATTTAA